A genomic region of Alicyclobacillus sp. SO9 contains the following coding sequences:
- the rho gene encoding transcription termination factor Rho yields MDLRELEPLKLTELYKLAKEFQIPYYGTMKKRELIFAILKAQAEKDGLMFAEGVLDIMQDGYGFLRPIGYLPSGEDIYVAASQIRRFDLRTGDLVSGKVRPPKENERYFGLLHVEAVNGVSPQEAAERLHFPALTPLFPQQRMILETAPDHIASRIIDLFSPIGFGQRGLIVAPPKAGKTLLLKEIANSIAANHPDTHMFVLLVDERPEEVTDMQRSVQAEVVASTFDEVPENHIKVAELVLERALRLVEHKRDVVILLDSITRLARAYNLVVPPSGRTLSGGIDPAAFHRPKRFFGAARNVEEGGSLTILATALIETGSRMDDVIYEEFKGTGNMELHLERRLAEKRIFPALDIRRSGTRREELLQEKSEMERVWAIRKSMGENPDFTEMFIRKFRHYKTNQEFLESLELRKDTNHKDTSHKEANHKEREKKEAPVAREKKA; encoded by the coding sequence TTGGACTTAAGGGAATTAGAACCACTCAAGTTGACGGAACTCTATAAACTAGCAAAAGAGTTCCAGATACCATACTACGGCACGATGAAAAAGCGAGAACTCATCTTCGCAATTCTTAAGGCACAAGCGGAAAAAGACGGACTGATGTTTGCAGAAGGCGTACTGGATATTATGCAGGATGGATATGGGTTCTTAAGACCCATTGGTTACCTTCCCAGCGGTGAAGATATCTACGTGGCTGCCTCGCAGATTCGAAGGTTCGACTTACGAACCGGTGACTTGGTCTCCGGAAAGGTAAGACCGCCGAAGGAAAATGAGCGGTACTTCGGACTGTTGCATGTCGAAGCCGTCAACGGAGTTAGTCCACAGGAAGCTGCGGAACGACTTCACTTCCCCGCTCTTACACCGTTGTTTCCTCAACAACGGATGATTCTCGAAACAGCACCGGATCACATCGCATCACGCATCATTGACCTTTTTTCTCCCATTGGATTTGGTCAACGCGGGTTAATAGTGGCTCCGCCAAAAGCGGGTAAGACGCTGCTGTTAAAGGAGATTGCGAACAGCATAGCCGCAAATCATCCTGACACCCATATGTTTGTGTTGTTGGTCGACGAACGCCCAGAAGAAGTGACGGATATGCAGCGGTCTGTACAGGCCGAAGTGGTGGCGTCGACATTCGATGAAGTTCCGGAGAATCACATCAAAGTTGCCGAGTTGGTACTGGAACGCGCACTCAGGCTCGTAGAACACAAGCGAGATGTGGTGATTTTGCTAGACAGCATTACGCGATTGGCACGTGCATACAATCTGGTGGTTCCTCCGAGTGGACGAACCCTGTCAGGTGGTATCGATCCCGCTGCATTCCACCGGCCCAAACGCTTTTTTGGCGCCGCGCGAAATGTCGAAGAGGGCGGCAGTCTTACGATTTTGGCTACTGCTTTGATTGAAACGGGATCGCGTATGGACGATGTCATTTACGAAGAATTCAAGGGAACAGGCAACATGGAGCTTCACCTGGAGCGACGCTTGGCAGAAAAGCGTATTTTCCCGGCACTGGACATCCGCCGTTCAGGAACGCGCAGGGAAGAACTGCTGCAGGAGAAGTCAGAAATGGAACGCGTATGGGCCATTCGGAAATCGATGGGAGAAAACCCGGATTTCACCGAGATGTTCATTCGCAAGTTCAGGCATTATAAGACGAACCAGGAGTTCCTGGAAAGTCTGGAATTGCGCAAGGATACAAATCACAAGGACACAAGTCACAAGGAAGCGAATCACAAGGAGCGAGAGAAGAAAGAAGCGCCCGTCGCCAGAGAAAAAAAGGCATAG
- the glpX gene encoding class II fructose-bisphosphatase: MERELALEVVRVTELAALSCARWMGRGQKMEADDAATSAMRLMFDTIQVDGTVVIGEGEMDEAPMLYIGEKLGTGSLPKVDIAVDPLEGTNILANGLWNALSVVAIAPEGTLLHAPDMYMDKIAVGPKARGKVSLDASVKENLEAVAAAGQKDVSDVVAVLLDRPRHQKIIDEIRAAGARIKLITDGDVAAAVNTAFEDTGVDIMFGSGGAPEGVLAAAALKCLGGDLQGRLLPEDEAQLARCRDMGITDVTKVLSLDDLVKGDDAIFAATGVTEGELLRGVRFMGKSKARTHSLVMRAKTGTVRFVEALHDLNRKSIIKG, encoded by the coding sequence ATGGAACGCGAACTCGCACTCGAAGTCGTTCGTGTCACAGAGTTAGCAGCTCTGAGTTGCGCACGCTGGATGGGACGGGGACAGAAGATGGAAGCTGACGATGCTGCGACTTCAGCGATGCGTCTCATGTTCGACACCATTCAAGTTGACGGGACGGTTGTGATTGGTGAAGGTGAGATGGATGAGGCCCCGATGCTGTATATTGGGGAGAAACTAGGAACGGGTTCGCTGCCGAAAGTAGACATTGCGGTCGATCCCCTTGAAGGCACGAACATTCTGGCAAACGGTCTCTGGAACGCACTTTCGGTGGTTGCAATCGCACCGGAGGGGACCTTGCTCCATGCTCCTGATATGTATATGGACAAGATTGCGGTCGGACCTAAAGCCCGCGGCAAGGTCAGTCTGGATGCATCTGTGAAAGAAAACCTGGAAGCTGTTGCGGCAGCAGGGCAAAAGGACGTCTCGGATGTGGTTGCTGTGCTTTTGGACAGGCCCCGGCATCAGAAAATAATTGATGAGATTCGAGCAGCGGGTGCGAGAATTAAACTGATTACTGACGGGGACGTGGCAGCCGCCGTCAATACAGCCTTTGAGGATACAGGCGTAGATATTATGTTTGGGTCTGGCGGCGCACCAGAAGGTGTACTTGCTGCAGCAGCCCTCAAGTGCCTAGGGGGAGATTTGCAGGGCCGTTTGCTCCCCGAAGACGAAGCCCAGCTTGCGCGCTGCAGGGACATGGGCATTACGGATGTAACCAAGGTTCTGAGTTTGGACGATCTCGTTAAAGGCGACGACGCAATCTTTGCCGCTACGGGTGTCACAGAAGGCGAACTCCTGCGCGGTGTGCGCTTTATGGGCAAATCCAAGGCGCGAACGCACTCGCTTGTCATGCGTGCGAAGACAGGAACCGTCCGTTTTGTCGAAGCACTTCATGATTTGAACAGAAAATCCATTATTAAGGGATAA
- a CDS encoding aminotransferase A, producing the protein MSPAFSQRVEHIKISGIRRFFNLVQQYPNALSLTIGQPDLPTPLHIKSAAKDAIDAGFTGYTTNAGILPLRTAAAQYVSRYGLRYDGKSEVIVTNGSTEGIAMAFHAILDAGDEVILPGPVYPGYEPLIRLCGAIPIHIETRDTGFRLHPRRILEAVTHRTRCVVLPYPSNPTGVQLEYEEMAELAEVLKKLDVFIVSDEVYSELVYDKPHTSIAAFEGMRDKTIVVNGLSKSHAMTGWRIGLTFAPADITAQMLKVHQYLTSCASSISQKAALEALTEGITDAVAMRAEYSQRRDFVYHRLTQMGLEPVHPGGAFYIFPSVEKFGLSSEAFAHKLLSEAGVAVVPGNAFSEMGEGYVRISYAVSMEILKEALHRMENFLRKL; encoded by the coding sequence TTGAGTCCTGCATTCAGCCAAAGGGTAGAACACATAAAAATTTCGGGCATTCGCAGATTCTTTAACCTGGTGCAACAGTATCCAAACGCCTTATCTCTTACAATCGGACAGCCTGATTTACCAACTCCCCTTCACATCAAGAGCGCTGCTAAAGATGCCATCGATGCGGGATTCACAGGCTACACCACCAACGCGGGAATTCTGCCGTTGCGGACTGCTGCTGCACAGTACGTTAGCCGGTACGGATTACGCTACGATGGTAAATCTGAGGTGATTGTGACTAACGGAAGCACAGAAGGTATCGCCATGGCTTTCCACGCTATCCTCGATGCAGGGGATGAAGTCATTCTCCCCGGGCCCGTATACCCGGGCTATGAGCCTCTAATTCGGCTGTGCGGTGCCATACCAATTCACATTGAGACCCGCGATACAGGCTTTCGCCTGCATCCTCGTCGCATCCTCGAAGCAGTAACGCACCGAACCCGCTGCGTAGTCCTCCCCTATCCTTCAAACCCTACCGGCGTACAGCTCGAATATGAAGAGATGGCAGAGTTAGCGGAGGTGCTGAAGAAGCTAGATGTTTTTATCGTGTCTGATGAGGTGTACAGCGAACTTGTCTATGACAAGCCTCATACATCCATCGCAGCCTTTGAAGGAATGCGGGATAAAACCATTGTTGTCAACGGCTTGTCGAAAAGCCACGCTATGACCGGGTGGCGCATCGGACTCACATTTGCGCCCGCAGACATTACCGCGCAGATGCTGAAAGTCCATCAATACCTCACCTCATGCGCCAGCAGCATTAGTCAAAAGGCAGCCCTCGAAGCTTTAACGGAAGGCATCACTGATGCCGTTGCCATGCGCGCCGAATACAGCCAACGCAGAGATTTTGTCTATCATCGTCTCACACAAATGGGCCTCGAACCTGTCCACCCCGGCGGTGCCTTTTACATCTTTCCTTCCGTCGAGAAGTTCGGCCTATCCTCCGAAGCATTTGCTCACAAATTGCTGTCCGAAGCTGGGGTCGCCGTAGTGCCTGGGAATGCCTTTTCTGAAATGGGAGAAGGTTACGTCCGAATATCCTATGCCGTCAGTATGGAAATACTTAAAGAAGCCCTCCACCGGATGGAAAACTTTCTCCGAAAGCTATAA
- a CDS encoding N-acetyldiaminopimelate deacetylase — MDWIQFRRSLHQIPEPGFEEFKTQRFLLNYIESLPQERLTIRTWRTGIFVRVRGTNPKQTIGYRTDMDGLAVDEHTGLPFASKHEGMMHACGHDMHMTIAARILTEIVTNPVEDNVLFVFQPAEEGPGGAKPMLESDEFVDLRPDVMLALHVAPEYPVGTIATRPGILFANTSELWISLVGQGGHAAYPHRSNDMVVAAAHLVTQLQSVVARNVDPLDAAVVTVGKIIGGTRQNIIAERARLEGTIRTLSADSMVKIKGRIDSILRGIEAGFQCEATVDYGSNYVQVYNHENVTDDFMRWLQDTGEAELVVCQEAMTGEDFGYFLAEIPGMMFWLGVDTPYGLHHSKMNPSEDAVEVAARVVTGYIRHLSRNP; from the coding sequence GTGGATTGGATTCAATTTCGCCGGTCGCTGCACCAAATTCCTGAGCCGGGTTTTGAAGAATTTAAGACTCAGCGTTTTCTCCTGAACTACATTGAATCGTTACCTCAGGAACGCCTTACAATCAGGACATGGCGCACTGGTATTTTTGTTCGCGTACGGGGAACGAATCCCAAGCAAACAATCGGATACAGAACTGATATGGACGGACTGGCTGTGGACGAACATACGGGTCTCCCATTCGCCTCGAAACACGAGGGGATGATGCATGCTTGTGGTCACGACATGCATATGACCATTGCGGCTCGCATCCTTACAGAGATAGTGACAAACCCGGTAGAGGACAATGTCCTGTTTGTGTTTCAGCCGGCAGAGGAAGGACCGGGGGGCGCAAAACCCATGCTCGAAAGTGATGAGTTTGTTGATTTGCGCCCAGACGTTATGCTGGCACTTCATGTAGCGCCGGAATATCCCGTGGGTACCATCGCGACGAGACCCGGCATCCTGTTTGCCAACACGTCCGAGTTGTGGATAAGCCTTGTTGGGCAAGGCGGCCACGCGGCTTATCCGCACCGGTCTAACGATATGGTGGTAGCTGCAGCCCATCTTGTAACCCAGTTACAGTCCGTAGTAGCACGCAACGTCGATCCGTTAGACGCAGCGGTGGTAACAGTGGGGAAGATTATCGGCGGCACAAGGCAGAATATCATCGCTGAGCGCGCAAGACTTGAAGGAACCATTCGAACCCTGTCAGCAGATTCGATGGTAAAAATAAAGGGACGCATCGACAGCATTCTTCGGGGCATAGAAGCTGGATTTCAGTGCGAAGCCACGGTGGATTATGGTTCAAACTACGTTCAGGTCTACAATCACGAGAACGTAACGGATGACTTCATGAGATGGCTTCAAGATACAGGCGAAGCCGAGTTGGTGGTTTGCCAGGAAGCTATGACCGGTGAGGATTTCGGTTACTTCTTGGCTGAGATTCCAGGTATGATGTTTTGGCTTGGCGTCGATACGCCCTACGGTTTGCATCATTCCAAGATGAATCCGTCAGAAGACGCCGTGGAAGTGGCCGCTCGAGTTGTCACCGGCTACATTCGACATCTAAGCCGCAACCCTTGA
- the dapD gene encoding 2,3,4,5-tetrahydropyridine-2,6-dicarboxylate N-acetyltransferase: protein MTTLDANEIIEFIRTSEKKTPVKVYLKGELAGLEFPSEVKTFFNGNTGVLFGEWKDVQPVLDQNTNLIEDYVVESDRRNSAIPLLDTKGIQARIEPGAIIREGAIIGNNAVIMMGASINIGAEIGEGTMIDMNVVVGGRGTIGKNCHIGAGAVIAGVIEPPSAKPVIIEDGVLVGANAVILEGVTVGKGSVVAAGAIVTEDVPEQTVVAGVPARVLKKIDARVQAKVEIKQELRQL from the coding sequence ATGACGACTTTGGACGCGAACGAAATTATTGAGTTCATTCGGACCAGTGAAAAGAAGACTCCGGTCAAAGTTTACTTGAAAGGCGAATTGGCTGGATTGGAATTTCCGAGTGAAGTCAAGACATTTTTCAATGGAAACACAGGTGTTCTGTTTGGCGAATGGAAGGATGTTCAACCTGTCCTGGACCAAAACACCAACCTGATTGAGGATTATGTAGTTGAGAGTGATAGGCGAAATTCTGCCATTCCCCTGTTGGACACCAAAGGCATTCAGGCACGCATCGAACCCGGAGCAATTATTCGGGAGGGTGCAATAATTGGAAATAACGCCGTCATTATGATGGGAGCCTCCATCAACATCGGCGCGGAAATTGGCGAGGGTACAATGATTGACATGAACGTTGTGGTAGGCGGCCGCGGCACCATCGGAAAAAATTGCCACATTGGTGCAGGAGCTGTCATAGCGGGAGTGATTGAGCCACCCTCGGCAAAACCCGTGATTATTGAAGACGGAGTGTTGGTAGGTGCCAACGCTGTGATTCTTGAGGGAGTCACTGTCGGCAAAGGGTCGGTCGTTGCTGCTGGGGCCATTGTAACTGAAGATGTGCCTGAGCAAACCGTTGTAGCCGGTGTTCCTGCGCGTGTACTGAAGAAAATTGACGCGCGGGTGCAGGCAAAAGTAGAAATTAAACAAGAACTGCGGCAGTTATAA
- the fsa gene encoding fructose-6-phosphate aldolase → MKLFIDTANVDEIRNAAEMGILSGVTTNPSLIAKEGRDFVQVLKEIVEIVDGPISAEVVSLDAKGMVEEGLPLAELHPNITIKVPMTSEGLKAVYAFAKKGIKTNVTLVFSANQALLAARAGASFVSPFIGRLDDISFDGIELISDVNMIFDIHDIDTEIIAASIRHPMHVTEAAKAGAHIATCPYTILDKMTKHPLTDQGIERFLADWSKVQKK, encoded by the coding sequence ATGAAACTGTTTATTGACACAGCCAATGTAGATGAGATTCGTAATGCAGCTGAGATGGGAATTTTAAGCGGTGTCACAACGAATCCAAGCCTGATTGCCAAAGAGGGCAGAGACTTTGTACAGGTTCTCAAAGAAATCGTTGAAATCGTCGACGGCCCAATCAGTGCAGAAGTCGTAAGTCTGGATGCCAAAGGCATGGTCGAAGAAGGACTTCCCTTGGCAGAATTGCACCCTAACATCACCATCAAAGTTCCGATGACGTCGGAAGGTTTAAAGGCAGTGTACGCCTTTGCCAAGAAGGGCATTAAAACCAACGTTACACTGGTGTTTAGCGCGAACCAAGCCTTACTGGCAGCGCGCGCAGGAGCCAGTTTCGTGAGTCCGTTTATTGGTCGACTGGACGACATCAGCTTTGACGGGATAGAGCTGATTAGCGATGTCAACATGATTTTCGACATTCATGACATCGATACTGAAATTATTGCCGCCAGTATCCGTCACCCAATGCACGTAACGGAAGCCGCAAAAGCAGGTGCTCACATTGCCACCTGTCCATACACAATCCTGGACAAAATGACGAAGCACCCGTTGACCGATCAAGGCATTGAGCGCTTCCTGGCAGACTGGAGCAAAGTTCAGAAAAAGTAG